The following DNA comes from Candidatus Acidulodesulfobacterium acidiphilum.
AATTTTAGCGCTGAAATTCTTATTCATCTATTTATAAAACTCCTTTTATTTCTTTTATTCCTTTTAAATTAATGCCTTTATCTCAGGGTTGCCGGTTTATTTGCCGCTTCAATTTTTATGCGTTTAAAAGTCTGGAGTTACGTAATCGCCGATATCTATTTTATTTAATTTTCCGGTTATAACCGTCATTCCTGGATTTAATCCGTTTAAAATTACTACGAATTTTTTCTTATAAACCCGTCCTTTCTTTATAGGCTGGAACATAACCTGTCCTGATTTATCGGCGATATATACCCCTGTTATGCCTAACCTTCTGACTACGGCGTTTTTAGGAACTATCAAAGCCTTTTCGGCGCCTATTTTAAAATAAGCTACCCCGTACATTCCCGGCATAAGCCCGTCCATATGAGATTTTGCTATGGATATCCTTACTAAAACAGAATGCGAATAAGGATTTGCAGAACGTACGACCGATATTATTTTTCCTTTTATAGTCTTATTTATAGACGAAAATTTCAGATTTGCCGTCTCGCCGTTTTTAATTTTATCGTAATATTTAACGTTCACGGAAGTTTTGAATTCCAAATTTTTAACCCCCTGTATCATAAGGAGCATCTGCCCGGGAGCAACCAGATCGCCCATTGAAACGTTCTTTTTAACGATAATTCCGTTTATAGGCGAATCTATGTTTTTATAATTCAAATAACTTCCTGCTTCGTTAAGATCAGCCTTTGCAACGTTATACTGCATAAGCGTATTGTCGTATGTCTGGCGCGAAACCGAATTTTCTGAATATAATCTTTTAATTCTGTCGTAAGTTTTTTTTGCATTGACAAATCCGGCTTTAGCGGCATAATATTT
Coding sequences within:
- a CDS encoding efflux RND transporter periplasmic adaptor subunit; translated protein: MRKKRIFYGILITTFITSLLSLSLSGCSEKSVYKEKTENKISVAAYKTKYISMPNFLKSPGNTDSLNNTVISAHIMGYVIMDDVHQGQPVNRGEILLKLSAPEIASKYYAAKAGFVNAKKTYDRIKRLYSENSVSRQTYDNTLMQYNVAKADLNEAGSYLNYKNIDSPINGIIVKKNVSMGDLVAPGQMLLMIQGVKNLEFKTSVNVKYYDKIKNGETANLKFSSINKTIKGKIISVVRSANPYSHSVLVRISIAKSHMDGLMPGMYGVAYFKIGAEKALIVPKNAVVRRLGITGVYIADKSGQVMFQPIKKGRVYKKKFVVILNGLNPGMTVITGKLNKIDIGDYVTPDF